A single region of the Salvelinus sp. IW2-2015 linkage group LG20, ASM291031v2, whole genome shotgun sequence genome encodes:
- the LOC111980871 gene encoding UV excision repair protein RAD23 homolog A isoform X1 — translation MQITLKTLQQQTIQIDIDPDQTVKALKEKIEAERGKDNFPVSGQKLIYAGKILQDDTPIKDYKIDEKNFVVVMVSKAKSATAASTPSSEAPKAPVQDSGSSSSAGPALAAIPIPSEEPTPTVAEPPAPASSDPSLEVQGGDASSALVTGAEYETMLTEIMSMGYERERVVAALRASFNNPHRAVEYLLTGIPSSPVQETNPPAQLPASARTGTETPTVAEGENPLEFLRSQPQFQSMRQVIQQNPSLLPALLQQLGRENPQLLQQISQYQELFIQMLNEPAGEVGDVPEVGDLGAGVEGAPVNYIQVTPQEKEAIERLKALGFPEALVIQAYFACEKNENLAANFLLNQGFEDE, via the exons ATGCAAATCACGTTAAAAACACTGCAACAGCAGACCATTCAAATTGACATAGACCCAGATCAAACG GTGAAGGCACTGAAGGAGAAGATAGAAGCAGAGAGGGGAAAAGATAACTTCCCAGTGTCTGGACAGAAGCTCATATATGCTGGCAAAATCCTGCAAGATGACACGCCTATTAAAGACTACAAAATTGATGAGAAGAATTTTGTTGTAGTTATGGTATCTAAG GCAAAGTCTGCCACAGCTGCTTCAACACCTTCCTCAGAGGCACCCAAGGCCCCTGTCCAGGACTCTGGGTCCTCGTCGTCTGCCGGCCCGGCCCTTGCAGCCATCCCTATCCCCTCAGAGGAGCCCACACCTACAGTCGCAGAGCCCCCAGCTCCAGCCAG CTCAGACCCCAGTCTGGAGGTTCAGGGGGGAGATGCCTCCTCTGCCTTGG TGACAGGAGCGGAGTATGAGACCATGCTGACAGAGATCATGTCTATGGGttatgagagggagagagtggtagCTGCTCTCCGGGCCAGCTTCAATAACCCCCATCGGGCCGTGGAGTACCTCCTCACT GGCATTCCTAGCAGTCCGGTCCAAGAGACTAATCCCCCAGCACAGCTTCCTGCATCTGCCCGCACAGGCACAGAGACCCCTACTGTTGCTGAGG GAGAAAACCCTCTGGAGTTCCTGCGTTCCCAGCCTCAGTTCCAGAGCATGAGGCAGGTGATCCAGCAGAACCCCTCACTGCTGCCAGCTCTRCTCCAACAGCTGGGCCGGGAGAACCCACAGCTCCTACAG CAAATCAGCCAGTACCAGGAGCTGTTCATCCAGATGCTGAATGAGCCGGCGGGGGAGGTAGGAGACGTGCCTGAGGTGGGGGACCTGGGTGCTGGAGTGGAGGGAGCTCCAGTCAACTACATTCAGGTCACGCCTCAGGAGAAGGAAGCCATCGAGAGG TTAAAAGCGTTGGGTTTCCCTGAGGCGCTGGTGATCCAGGCCTACTTTGCCTGTGAAAAGAACGAGAACCTAGCGGCCAACTTCCTCCTGAACCAGGGCTTTGAGGATGAATGA
- the LOC111980871 gene encoding UV excision repair protein RAD23 homolog A isoform X2 produces the protein MQITLKTLQQQTIQIDIDPDQTVKALKEKIEAERGKDNFPVSGQKLIYAGKILQDDTPIKDYKIDEKNFVVVMVSKAKSATAASTPSSEAPKAPVQDSGSSSSAGPALAAIPIPSEEPTPTVAEPPAPASSDPSLEVQGGDASSALGAEYETMLTEIMSMGYERERVVAALRASFNNPHRAVEYLLTGIPSSPVQETNPPAQLPASARTGTETPTVAEGENPLEFLRSQPQFQSMRQVIQQNPSLLPALLQQLGRENPQLLQQISQYQELFIQMLNEPAGEVGDVPEVGDLGAGVEGAPVNYIQVTPQEKEAIERLKALGFPEALVIQAYFACEKNENLAANFLLNQGFEDE, from the exons ATGCAAATCACGTTAAAAACACTGCAACAGCAGACCATTCAAATTGACATAGACCCAGATCAAACG GTGAAGGCACTGAAGGAGAAGATAGAAGCAGAGAGGGGAAAAGATAACTTCCCAGTGTCTGGACAGAAGCTCATATATGCTGGCAAAATCCTGCAAGATGACACGCCTATTAAAGACTACAAAATTGATGAGAAGAATTTTGTTGTAGTTATGGTATCTAAG GCAAAGTCTGCCACAGCTGCTTCAACACCTTCCTCAGAGGCACCCAAGGCCCCTGTCCAGGACTCTGGGTCCTCGTCGTCTGCCGGCCCGGCCCTTGCAGCCATCCCTATCCCCTCAGAGGAGCCCACACCTACAGTCGCAGAGCCCCCAGCTCCAGCCAG CTCAGACCCCAGTCTGGAGGTTCAGGGGGGAGATGCCTCCTCTGCCTTGG GAGCGGAGTATGAGACCATGCTGACAGAGATCATGTCTATGGGttatgagagggagagagtggtagCTGCTCTCCGGGCCAGCTTCAATAACCCCCATCGGGCCGTGGAGTACCTCCTCACT GGCATTCCTAGCAGTCCGGTCCAAGAGACTAATCCCCCAGCACAGCTTCCTGCATCTGCCCGCACAGGCACAGAGACCCCTACTGTTGCTGAGG GAGAAAACCCTCTGGAGTTCCTGCGTTCCCAGCCTCAGTTCCAGAGCATGAGGCAGGTGATCCAGCAGAACCCCTCACTGCTGCCAGCTCTRCTCCAACAGCTGGGCCGGGAGAACCCACAGCTCCTACAG CAAATCAGCCAGTACCAGGAGCTGTTCATCCAGATGCTGAATGAGCCGGCGGGGGAGGTAGGAGACGTGCCTGAGGTGGGGGACCTGGGTGCTGGAGTGGAGGGAGCTCCAGTCAACTACATTCAGGTCACGCCTCAGGAGAAGGAAGCCATCGAGAGG TTAAAAGCGTTGGGTTTCCCTGAGGCGCTGGTGATCCAGGCCTACTTTGCCTGTGAAAAGAACGAGAACCTAGCGGCCAACTTCCTCCTGAACCAGGGCTTTGAGGATGAATGA